From Pristiophorus japonicus isolate sPriJap1 chromosome 1, sPriJap1.hap1, whole genome shotgun sequence, a single genomic window includes:
- the pomgnt2 gene encoding protein O-linked-mannose beta-1,4-N-acetylglucosaminyltransferase 2, which yields MCRSSCRMSLAVIFNALLVSILAAVLWKYTKLWEHAVSIEEELMLSQQTQELSQVRIDYHAALQALMEDGTRMVCTGRMHTERICRFESLCYSTEAEEFVFFHSNASVLLPNLGSRRFQPALLDLSSVEDHTTQYFNFVELPVAALKFMQKPVFVPDVALIMNRFNPDNLMHIFHDDLLPIYYTMQQFPDLDQDSRLVFMEGWNEGLHFDLYKLLSNKQPLLREQLKSLGKLLCFTKSYVGLSKMTTWYQYGFIQPQGPKANILVSGNEIRQFTHFLVEKLNTSTDSSSEGYIVVFSRTINRLILNEAELILGFAQEFQMKTIVVSLEDHSFGDLVRLISGASMLVSMHGSQLVMALFLPRGAVIVELFPYAVNPEHYTPYKTLASLPSMDLQYVAWQNTKEENTVAHPDRPWEQGGIAHLDKAEQERIMTSKEVPRHLCCRNPEWLFRIYQDTHVDIPSVMSAIYQSVRSKPALRKFKSNSIIYPGKVRDSRCQASVQGTNEAKLAISWEVPWNLKYLKVKEVRYEVWIQEQGENTYMPYILPHQNYTFIENIKPFTTYLVWIRCIFNKNLLGPFAEALACNT from the coding sequence ATGTGTAGATCAAGTTGCAGAATGAGCTTAGCGGTTATTTTCAACGCTCTGCTCGTGTCCATCCTGGCGGCCGTGTTGTGGAAGTACACTAAGTTGTGGGAACATGCCGTGTCCATAGAGGAAGAGTTAATGCTGTCCCAGCAGACCCAAGAGCTATCCCAAGTGAGGATTGACTACCATGCCGCTCTGCAAGCCCTCATGGAAGATGGCACCAGGATGGTTTGCACAGGAAGAATGCACACTGAAAGGATCTGCCGGTTCGAGTCCCTCTGCTACTCTACTGAGGCTGAGGAATTTGTCTTCTTCCATAGCAATGCTTCTGTCTTACTGCCAAATCTGGGTTCCCGGCGGTTCCAGCCTGCTCTACTTGACCTGTCTTCAGTAGAAGATCACACCACGCAATACTTCAACTTTGTGGAATTGCCTGTTGCTGCTCTTAAGTTCATGCAGAAACCAGTCTTTGTGCCAGATGTTGCATTGATCATGAACCGTTTCAACCCAGACAACCTCATGCATATCTTTCACGATGATCTCCTTCCAATCTACTACACTATGCAGCAGTTCCCAGACTTGGACCAAGATTCGCGATTAGTCTTTATGGAAGGGTGGAATGAAGGGTTGCACTTTGACCTCTACAAATTACTTAGCAACAAGCAACCTCTTCTGAGGGAACAATTGAAAAGtctagggaagttgctttgctttacAAAGTCTTACGTTGGGTTGTCAAAAATGACAACTTGGTATCAGTATGGGTTCATCCAACCTCAGGGACCAAAAGCAAATATATTGGTATCTGGGAATGAAATTAGGCAATTCACTCACTTCCTAGTGGAAAAGTTAAACACCAGTACGGACTCCAGTAGTGAAGGGTACATTGTGGTGTTCAGTCGCACAATCAATAGGTTGATTCTCAATGAAGCGGAATTGATCTTGGGCTTCGCACAGGAGTTTCAGATGAAGACTATTGTGGTGTCTCTGGAGGACCATTCCTTTGGAGATCTTGTACGACTGATTAGTGGAGCCTCCATGCTGGTGAGCATGCATGGATCCCAGCTGGTGATGGCACTCTTCCTGCCCCGGGGTGCCGTGATTGTCGAACTCTTCCCTTATGCCGTTAACCCAGAACATTACACGCCTTATAAAACCCTGGCATCTCTCCCAAGCATGGACCTGCAATATGTTGCCTGGCAGAATACCAAGGAAGAGAATACAGTTGCACACCCTGACAGGCCATGGGAACAAGGTGGAATTGCTCATCTCGATAAAGCTGAGCAAGAGCGAATAATGACGAGCAAGGAGGTCCCTCGCCACCTGTGCTGCCGAAATCCTGAGTGGCTATTTCGTATTTATCAGGACACACATGTGGATATCCCATCAGTGATGAGTGCCATTTATCAGTCAGTGAGATCCAAACCTGCTCTCCGAAAGTTTAAGTCAAACAGTATAATATATCCTGGAAAGGTGAGAGATTCCAGGTGCCAAGCCTCTGTTCAGGGTACCAATGAGGCAAAGTTGGCCATTTCATGGGAAGTACCTTGGAATCTGAAGTACTTGAAAGTAAAAGAGGTGAGGTATGAGGTATGGATACAGGAACAAGGCGAGAACACGTACATGCCATACATCTTGCCTCACCAGAACTACACATTCATAGAAAACATTAAACCATTTACAACCTATCTGGTTTGGATAAGGTGCATCTTTAATAAAAACCTTCTCGGCCCATTTGCAGAGGCACTGGCTTGCAACACATAA